aatatagccGAATGGCGTTATTAAGTAATTTGCTCTAAAAAAAAGCATACTTCAtcaagacaaacaaattaaggACTATCCATTCTAGAATGCAAAGGTGAACTCACTTCAAAAGCAGTATCAAATTGTTCACACGGAACTGCTTCACAGTTGAGGTATGCTTTCTCTGCAGCTGATTCACTATAAGCACCACGCACACCCTGAAAACATaataaatcaaccaatcagGAACCTCAACAAGAGGAAGACAAGCAACCTGATCAGCCGAGGCACATACAAGTTTCGAAACTCGTGAGAGCAAAAATATATAATCGGAGCCCAAAACACCCACTCCCTCGATGCTGGATCTGCCTCTGTTTAGGGATGGATGAAGGATTAAACTTTATGGGTTCAACATTTAACTTCTTCGCATTGAACCCATTGTATTTTTTAAAGTATGCGTCATACCTACTATTTATTGCAATTTTAGtagatttttatatataaagttaTGCTCCGAATCAGAACTACTGAGTTCAGATGACTGAACTCTACATCCGCCACTGCCTCTGTTAAAGAAATAGtataaacaaaaaaaggaaatgcATGCATAAACCCACTCATAACCTGATAAGCAACCCGAAGACGAGAACCTTCAGAGGCCATATTGCTCAAATCAGCCGAAGTTAATGGCCCTGATATTCATCAAATTTCAACACAAAACAATCAATACAATTACACTATCCGGAATAAAATAACCCTAAATTGATCCATTTCTAAAACAAATGCAACCTACTTGGCAAGGGATTAGGTGAATCTTTAGCATTAAATTCATAAGGATTCTCATCATTGACTTTGTTAAGCTCAATCGCTTGTCCTTTCTTCATTTCACCTCCAAATGCACTGTTACTTTGGTCACCGGCGGTACATGCGTAGATCGAGATACAACGACGTCGTTTAGGTAACGGATTGAAGAAACTGTGGTTGAGAGATGGGAGATTTGAGGTGGTTGGTTCAGGAGGAGGAAGGGGAAGAGGGAGTTTCGGAGACCTAAAAATGGTGGCCGGCATGGTGTGATTGTTCACTTGTCACTCTCTGTGTGTGTTgcatgagagagagagagaggaaacAAATAGCGGGAGAAGAGATAGAGATGGCGTTCGCTCCGGTGTCACTGTTTTGTTGGTGTAGAATTTACCAAAACTGTAGGCGCACAAAGGTGTAAAAACCTTGTAGCTTTAGGACGAGACGTAAGTCTCAAGATATAGAATTTAAGTCTCATGGATTTACGGGGATATATATTTGATGTAGatttgattttataattttattacttaaaaaataatgattttagaaataaatatatattatattaaaagtataaaaaaaattaaaatgttgaatgaattttatattcttcattaaaaatatcttctttagataaaattattttttcactttgttaaatatatatatatatatgtatattaatatttaagagtcctaaaatatatgataagaaaTATTGTGAGAATTAATAAATAAGGAGTcctaaaataatattatgataagaaaaaaaatatttttaaaactaaaaaatcctaaagttattataatatttgaggtatcctaaaattattatattctaACATAACCTTTTGAGGTTAAAACAACTAGCAAAAAACAAGTTTAATAAAAAACATAAGTAGAAAACTTTTTCCTACTAAACAATAAGGAAATTTGGTGCATCTAAAACTTCTTTTAGGTTTAGGAGTCTTTATTATTTTACCATATAATTTACACatcaattttataaaataaactcttattttattaaaattattattctattaattttaattcaagccatctttttattatttttatcaaattattatttaattatctttataatattgacttctaaaatatatgaggagaaaaaataaaagaatcataaaatatatggtaaaaaATATTAGTAGAATTAAAGTAAAGTCCTAAAACATATGGAAAGAAGAATTAGAAAAAGActcctaaaataaaatataaaaaaataaaattaatgtttaattgaatttaatatagggatccttttaatataataaaatataatataatttttttcttaaaacaaGGATTCCAAGTAAACTTGAATCCTTGTACGTGCATATTGTTAAATTTTCCCTTATTAATAATATgcaataaatcatatatatatatatatatattaaaagcatgaaaatcttaataatgttgtttgaatttaatttgttttgttttgattattcGTCCGCCCTTCATGTACTTTTtctatatgtatgtttatttatttatatcatttgTGAATTTATGTAGTAATTCTTACGTTGTGGTTATTTTATTGGAAATTAATATTTTGCctatgattattttataatttcttatgttgaaaaaatataaatgacatcaatattttgcctataattattatataatttattatgttggaaaaatataaatgataggTAAAAGTTGACAACTAATGATCCTTTCTACAATCTTCAGTTatgttgattgaattttttgtttttcattaaAAGATTCTGTTTTAGACAAAATCgcattttcacaatttttttaaatcatcataatcatattttataatatttaattaggaagatatattttaagaagtcctaaaatatatggtaagagaaaaaatattttcagaaatcctaaaatatatggtaagagaaaaatatattttaaaattaaggaATCCTAAATAATAtggtaagaaaaaatatttttaaaaaattaaccgagtcctaaaatatatgataaaaataatttatatatgaacactaataatatataattttttgaaaaaatatagaacctacaaaataaaaaaaatagtccaggcaaaaaattcatttatttatttttggaaaaaatagtccatttatatatatatatatatatatatatatatgttattttattatttatttatttattttatttcaacgtcaaatactatattttaataattttattttttatgtatataatttttattaattcatTTTCAGAAACTTAAACTTTTTTCTTGAGATTTATTTTGTAACTAAAATATATTGCTTAGTAATATTTACgtattcttttaaaaattgtGTACTCAATATATGAGCTACACaagtaataatttattcattttatataCAATTTTTATTAAATGACTTGACACACACGTGTAAAGCACGTACTCTGAACTAGTTTTAATAAATAACcaataatatagaaaataaatatcataattattatttgagaaaggtatttataattaataatatagaaaaaagtaTTATAATTACTATGTGAGAAAGGTAACAACTAACAacacaaaaaaatgataatagccaaaataatctttaagataaaattatcattcatATTCACGTTTACTagttcttctcatcctcaattaATATTTACACCGaatattgtttatatattttaaagaagaagaaaaaagataaaaagtgTAAGAGTAATGACAAAAAACCAATAAAGTTGTTTCGGAAATATAGTACTATGAAAGATCTATCCTATCAATTTCAGATACTattatctaaaaaattatttatagcaatatcaTTTTCTATACGAgtttatttatacattttagaATAAATCACTACAATCTGAAAAAGCAtgataagataaaatataaatatcattacgccaataattaaaaaaaaatgatttgaagcaaaaatggatttaaaaaaaaaaacgtcTGCAACGTACGTTTTTACGTCCAGGACTTACGTTTTAATGCCCGAGGCTTACGCCCCAAATTCGAGGACTTACGCCCTAAGAATTTACGCCTTCAATTTGCGCCTTGGAGCGTTTTTGATAGGCCCCACCCcgaaaacattttttaaaacattgtttttgacaaattaagaaaatacaattttttttcttcttattatatcctcaatttattaatattgaactaatgtctttgaaaagtgtagtgaataaatatttttcagactctatcaattaataggggtaaaatggtaaactcaCTATATCAATCATTGTGTTCTTAATAAATATGTCAAgttaaaatttgacaagtaaaaataaacggAGGAAGTAGCTTACAAAACAATACTAAAGAGTAAAGAGGCAAATTAGACTAAATAAATCTCGTAGAACGAGTTTAACAATAAAAACATGCAAGAGATTTCGAACGTGTTGACCCCCTACCCCTTCTCCTAATTGAAAAACCACTTGTCCAACCAATTAGAATTCCTGTGAgtataaatatttgaaaattaattatataatatatcaaaaaagtttttttttaaaaatccttCGTACGTTAATTTTGcataaaaaaaagcaaaaaatacgtttttatattttttacagAACATCGATCaaaatttgtctttttttttattacaaaAACTGAAGGACATCCGTTGATTAATTTCATGTAAAttgtaatatgaaaaatataaataaataaatagaaatgaAAATATTAGGTCAGCGTATAAGTGGTCTAATGATAGAATTATTCTAGGTCATGATACAACTTTGGTTTGATTCTAATTGCTTAGTTTCATTGGTATGATAATTTTTAccaatttctttttaatttaacTAAATAGACGAACGATAtcgaaaaattcaaaaagagtCCATTGATTTTGTCTTTCTGACAGATAAATGTCCACACTCGAGTTCAATTCAACTAGCTTCATTTGGTTTTTTACcgttttctttttaatttaacTAACTGGCGACGCTATACCTAAGATGCAAAATGGGTGCATAAgaatgttgtgctcaacttCAAATATAATCATGAAATTAAAAGTACCAAGGACTATGTTTGAAACTTCAACATAGTCATTCCTTAGTAAGTTGCTGCAACTTCAGATTTTTCTCAAACAGAAAAAAGACTTACAGTACTCCCCCTGATTGCAAAAGCATGGCCCCCAAAAGTCTCTTTCTTTACTTGGATACTAAAAGAAGAATCTCTTGATGatattattaaaatttgaaCTACAAATTAATATCAAAAGCTATGCTTACAGGAAACTATCAAAACAAGAAACCAAAGAGAGAGAAACAATCCTATTAGAAAGTTATTAAGAAGTTGAACCTGAAGTGTCTGTTTCATGATAAGGTGCTGAAAGGAATGATAACATTACTCATTTACACAATTATGGAGCTTAAGAAATAAATCCCTTCATCTTCAAACTCTCAACAGAATCCCTAATTATCTGCTCCATTTCAATAAATTGCAGTCCCAAATCCATCAACTTCTTAGCTCCATCCTTGGCCCTTAATAGTCCAGGTTGAGTATCTTTTGGCAACCTGATCCGAAAGAGCAAAATACAACAGTTAAATAAATATTACGTAGTATACTTTTAACGAGAaactcaaattgaaaaaaagggTATCTGCAATAATAACGTGAAAGAGCAGGAATAAGAAGATCAGCTACCGAAGAAATTATCGTCAAACATCAATGACAcgggattttgctagttttatTTACTTAGACATCCCTAAGCTTGTATTTTAAAGGGGGTGGGGAGGAGGAAGAAAAACTACCAATAAGAAAGTCATGGAGACGGTATTCAAACTCTAACAAGATCAAGTGGCTTCAAGAAGATGGAAGCTCATTTGAGAGAAATCCCTAGTTAATAATAGTCTTGATGAGAAGAACATCAAAGAAACAAACACGTCGAGTGGGAAAGAAAAATTTAGATTCAGAAAGTCATTCAATTATCAAAGCAATTAGAGCGATcatttgaaaataaaagcgaCTACTTACTGAAGGGGTTTTAGAAACTTCTCTTTGTGGGGGGTGGAGGCAGCCCAGGTAATGAAGAGGGATATGCTCGGTAACACTAGAACAGTGCACCTCTAGGATAGTACAAATACTCACTCCTTAAGTATACTAGCCATAAAAAAGTCAGATTAAAAGAGTATTACCTAGGAATGTTATACTCAGGGTAAAGCTCTGCAACCTTAGCCGTGAAATCACCATAGTGAGTTATGGCTTCAACACACAAATGCCTTCCTTTTGCTGATTTGTTTtcataaacaagaatatgagCTAATGCCACATCCTTGACATGGACTAATCCCATAAAGAAATCTTGATATGTATTGGTGCAGCCTGAGTATAAACAAAGTGACAAGGCATGTTGAGGACACCAGCACCAAAGTTTCATAACTTAATATCCATCAAAAGATAGTTAAAaagatttagaaaaaataattctgAGGGAAAAGCTTCAGCAGAGACCACCAGGTAGCAATATAACTTAATCAATAAGAAATTCAAATTGAACAGGAGAAAAATAGGAACAACAATCTACCCACATTCTAGAGCTCTCCTTGCAGACACGAGGAAAATGGAGCTCATTACTCAATGTTACCTTGTAGAAGACGAAGAATCATTAGCATGCTGGCATTAAGGGTTGGTGGGACAATAGGGCCCATTACAGTTCCTGGATTCACCACAACAATATCCAAATCTTTTTCCTTGGCAAATTTCCAAGCCTCTTTTTCAGCAAGTGTTTTTGACAAAGGATACCATACCTAAACCATAAGATTGACATCAATGTCATTTAAGGAACCAGTACACATTACATTTGAAGGGAGCTGATTAGAAATGCTAAGTGTACAAGAAAATTCAGCATAAGTCAAAACAAGGGAGTAGGCTAGTCATTTTCATGAAATGCGTGTTGTCTAGGCAAAAGCCAAGTAAGTCCAGATTTAGTCAAgcttttgcttcttttttctttttgatattttagtCTAACTTACTGATTAAGAATTAAGAACTTAGTTAATTTAACTAGTACCAAATAAGATATTAACCAAAGGCATACAAAGGTCAACTTTTCTTCATCTTTCATGGCGATGCTGTTGTGTCTACTTTATTAGTTTTATAGTTAAGTCCATCGAataaagagtttaagcatattAATCAATGGTATGTGTGTCAATATCTTCTTATTATGAAGCTAATAGTTCATTGATTTGATGAAGAAATCCCACATACAAGACATAAACCATAGTAGAGAATTTTACAAACATTATTCTCCACTTAAAGCCTATTCCTAGACACTGATTGGAATATATCATATGCTTCAAAGTGCAAAGGAACCATAAAGTTCCATTTATTTCTACAAGGTTATTATACTGTTCAAAAGCACTTCAGTTCCACTCCTCAATATTGTCCACATGAGCACCAAAGGAGTTTTCTCTGTCTCTTCTTTCTAAACTACCACCCAAGCTTCACATCTTTGATAATCCATGACATAAACCTAGCCTCTGAATATTCTCAAGAGTAGACTGTCATTTTACTCCAGGATGCTTTAAGGCTTAGGGAATGTTCTTATTTGTAGCACACAAAGCCTCTTATTGTTCCTGCCGGGTATAGCTTTATCAAAATTATGGCATACCTTAACAATATCTTGATATTCATGAATCAACTGAACATCTAATTTGAATTcttgttattttcttttcacTCAAGTACAACTAAAAATAACCTCATTTTAAGCAACTTCACACAATACATGGATAGAGACACTATGTATGATAACATAGGCATTCATAGAAGCAAATATGAAACTCAAATCTCACGGAACAAATTCTAGTTAAAGCCGAGAAATTTCCTGTGAGTTAGCCAGATAAACCTAGTTGACCCACTATTCTAAACTCGAGAAAGTATGGGCCTGCTTCTCTTCTCTACCTCACTTAATTATCAAACTTCTTGTAAGCAGCATGATTTGAGCTCGTCATATGTGTCCTATGCACATATTCTGAGTTGAGTCCTTACTTTGAACCAAAACCTTGGAAGCGCTAAAATTTCTAATTACGATTGAACAAGCATGGGTTCAATTTCACACCCAAGTACATAACTTACTCCATAATCCAAGTGAAGAAAACCAACAAAAACTACTTTTCTTCATAACAAATCAATTAATCCGTCAACTACACCTCATACCAAATTAAATACTAGGATATTTGGACCATATCATTTCAATACAAACTTAAAAAGAATAAGAGAAGAAAGAACTTGTGATAAGAGGGTGGCTCTAATGGAGTTGATcttctatctcttctttctcccttcaattggagataATTTATCATGTTAGAAGTCCGTGTGGCAGCACTCTTACACACTAGAAACTTTGAATTAACACTGAACTAATTCCATGGTGCCCAAATATGATAACACGACACTAGACTTGTGTTTCACCATGTTAACAAAATCTGTTCTTTCAAAACTAAGTCCAAAATCACATTATGTTATATGAAAACCAGAACAATAACCAAGCATACCATTTCCTAATCCAAAACTACAGAAACTGTTGAGAATATTGTAAATACTAGTGAGTATCATTTAGGATTAATCAAGTTAATCCTTTCCAATTTTAATTCAGATTCAGTATTTAAACCCATCAGTTCGAGGGAATGATTAATCAAGCTAAGTTTTCACTCAATTCTTCCCTCCTTGTCTTTGATATTTTTCCTCATAGAAACGAAAAGACATCTACTGTATAAGGAATGTTAATATACAAAGGCAAAGGCAAAGCCAATCccaaacagaaaaaaaaatggaaacatGACAAGGGAAAGGTATAATTCTGATAAGGAAGATCGGCGAAATGTATGTACCCCATTCTGTTTGCAGTAATCAATATCAGTCCAGCAGTCCTCATTCTTGATACGATCAGCAGGCCAATTAGGACTTGGGGTGACGGCCGATACAGATGAAGTCACCACCACACGCTTAACACCGAGCTCCTTTGATGCTGTAAGTACATTACTAGTGCCTTTGATTGCTGGCGACAGAAGATCATTCTGTAACTCACCCAACCACAACCCCATGTAAATAACAAACAGAATAGCaaattaataccaaaactacAAATCAATATGAAGAACAAGTAAATGAGAAGTAGCAGAGCCGGAACTAGAAGCACACGGGTTCATTGAAACTTTAGTTCAAATTCTGTATTCATATTTTGTTTAAAAGATCACTAAAATATGTAcaaaagttaaatttaaaacCCAAAATTACTAACAACTGATATCCCTATCCTAGAATTTAGAACAAATAAAGTTCAAATTCGGACTCGGCGTATGACCAACAGTAGtaggtaaaaagaaaaaagaagggtTCTCGAACCCACCTCAGGATCTTTAACTTCATCAACAATGCAAGGAGAAGCAAGGTGAAAAACACCTACAGCACCAGTAATTGCAGGAACAATTGAATCGTAGTTAAGCAAATCAATTTGATAAAGACGAAGACGAGATTCAGCTCCTTCTAAAGCAAGTAAATGCTTCGTCTCTTTCTCATCATCTAAAAATCGGATTAACAAAATTAggaattaatttttctttctgaAGCAGAAATTgattaaaggaaaaagaaagaggTAGTAACTAACTGAGATCTTTAACAGTGGCGTGAACAGTGTAGCCACGGTCAAGGAGAAAACTGACAAGCCATGAACCAATAAAGCCACTGCCTCCAGTAACACACACTACTTCACCTTCTCTGTTTGCCATTTTTATCGGTTGAAAAATGCTTCGCCGGTAAATGCCACAACTTAGAATTTATCAGTTAACAACACTGAATGAAGATAGATGAAAGAGGAAAATGGGAAAAATAAGCTTTGCCTGTGATTCTTTAtccaatgaaaaaaaaaagacaaatatttttgagttttattcCCAAAAATGATCAAATTTTGATTTGTCATAAAATTAAGCACagaacaatataaaaataaagataataaaatataaagacTAGAGAGGAGAGTTTTCTTCAAACTGTCTTGAGTAAGCAATTTGAAACTTTCTTAAACATCTACTTCAACAAGGTATGCTCCGATCTTATTAAACTGAGTTAAAGAACTAACTTCTCGGAGCTACCTCCTTAATTATATCATTCATTCCTTAATTATATCATTCATTCGCAACTGGATTTCGTATCTGAATATGAAACTCTAAACTAAAAGTTCAATTATTCAAGTCGGATATTATTTATGTACGCTGGGATCCGACTTAcataaacttttttttctttttatgatatttttaaaaaaaaatatttttcaaatcttCAAATATGTACGATATAATCTTAAACGCATCTATTTATAGTGTTACATAAAGGCATATAAAGTGTTTCCATTCAACCTTTGGATGATCTCCTAATAGCTACATATAAATATGATGGATCATGCTCTTGTTGGTGCCAAATGTTATTGATGTCAAATATGCTCTGCCATAGGAACCTTTTATACaagtaaaaaattatgatgGATAGTAAAATacaaacttaaagaaaatatagataaCGATTTGCAAAATTAATTAAGAGAATATTTCGTTGAGTATAAATTGGTCAAACTGATTTACAAATACTTTTTAACTTATTTATATGTTTGGTTAACAACAAAGTGAATATAAGTCAAAATTAGCCAAAAATCATAAGTTGATTATCCCTAGTTTATACTTTTCAAATTATAAGTACTTTAGTCCTGACcaagtattatattttattcttaatatattttaaaaattctcaaaatatgttttaaaaacaAACTTCTTACTTCCTCCTTGCTCCATATCCAGCCTTCCTCCTTCTGTTTGCacgaaaaatattcaaatttataattttttgcaaaaagaaaaagaagaagggtATTTTATTCATCCTAACAAAAGAATAACTTATCGATCAATGTTTTTACAAAACACATACACtatttattgataatttttaacacttttatccaaacgc
This region of Solanum dulcamara chromosome 9, daSolDulc1.2, whole genome shotgun sequence genomic DNA includes:
- the LOC129904272 gene encoding cinnamoyl-CoA reductase 1, coding for MANREGEVVCVTGGSGFIGSWLVSFLLDRGYTVHATVKDLNDEKETKHLLALEGAESRLRLYQIDLLNYDSIVPAITGAVGVFHLASPCIVDEVKDPENDLLSPAIKGTSNVLTASKELGVKRVVVTSSVSAVTPSPNWPADRIKNEDCWTDIDYCKQNGVWYPLSKTLAEKEAWKFAKEKDLDIVVVNPGTVMGPIVPPTLNASMLMILRLLQGCTNTYQDFFMGLVHVKDVALAHILVYENKSAKGRHLCVEAITHYGDFTAKVAELYPEYNIPRLPKDTQPGLLRAKDGAKKLMDLGLQFIEMEQIIRDSVESLKMKGFIS